The following coding sequences lie in one Arachis ipaensis cultivar K30076 chromosome B03, Araip1.1, whole genome shotgun sequence genomic window:
- the LOC107632318 gene encoding uncharacterized protein LOC107632318, with the protein MDGEFEICLPEDIVIPSSNQAFDKLVHFSYPNILDNMSSKDFFKARTILAPTLDIVEKVNNHLMAIIPRGKKLYLSSDSICIDDGNMESQLDLYGPELLNSINYSDLPPHKLILKVGILVMLFRNIDQSSGLCNDTRLQVRKFGNHVIECEVLTDSNVGHIALIPRMNMVPTNEPSS; encoded by the coding sequence ATGGATGGTGAATTTGAGATATGTCTTCCAGAagatattgttattccttctTCGAACCAGGCATTTGATAAGttggttcatttttcttatccaaatattttggaTAACATGTCCTCAAAGGATTTTTTCAAAGCAAGAACTATACTGGCTCCCACGCTGGACATTGTTGAAAAGGTCAACAATCATTTGATGGCTATCATTCCTAGaggaaaaaaattatatcttagttCGGATTCGATTTGTATAGATGACGGGAATATGGAGAGTCAACTAGATCTCTATGGTCCTGAATTACTGAATAGCATAAATTACTCTGATTTACCTCCACATAAATTAATACTCAAGGTTGGTATTCTAGTGATGTTATTCAGGAATATTGACCAATCCAGTGGTCTTTGTAATGATACAAGGCTGCAAGTTAGGAAGTTTGGAAATCATGTCATAGAATGTGAAGTCTTGACGGATAGCAATGTTGGTCATATTGCTTTGATTCCAAGAATGAATATGGTACCAACAAATGAACCTTCTAGTTAG
- the LOC107632316 gene encoding ATP-dependent DNA helicase PIF2-like, with amino-acid sequence MKGFFLCIWSWGTGKTFLWNLMSAEIRSRGDIVLNVTSSGIASLLLPNGRTGHSRFKIPLNITENSVCNIKPSSSQAMLLLKAKLIIWDEAPMVNRYCYKVLDKCLGDIMRFSLTYNKDLPFGEKVGGDFRQILPVISQGSRQDIVHSTVNSSYLWKFCQMLKLTKNMRLSVGTTASDQDETEQFGE; translated from the coding sequence ATGAAGGGGTTTTTTCTTTGTATATGGTCATGGGGTACTGGAAAAACATTTCTCTGGAACCTTATGTCTGCTGAGATTCGCTCAAGGGGTGATATTGTGTTAAACGTTACTTCAAGTGGTATTGCATCTTTACTTCTTCCCAATGGAAGAACAGGACACTCAAGATTCAAAATACCGCTGAATATAACTGAGAATTCTGTATGTAACATCAAACCTAGTTCCTCTCAAGCAATGCTGTTGTTGAAAGCCAAACTTATAATTTGGGATGAGGCTCCAATGGTTAATAGGTACTGCTATAAAGTGCTTGATAAATGCTTGGGTGATATCATGAggttttctctaacatataatAAAGATTTGCCTTTTGGAGAAAAAGTAGGTGGAGACTTTAGACAAATTCTTCCTGTCATTTCACAAGGATCAAGACAAGATATCGTTCATTCAACCGTGAATTCGTCTTATCTTTGGAAATTTTGTCAGAtgctcaaactaacaaaaaatatgAGACTCTCTGTAGGGACGACTGCTTCAGATCAAGATGAGACAGAACAATTTGGTGAGTAG